The following proteins are co-located in the Dyadobacter chenwenxiniae genome:
- a CDS encoding acyltransferase family protein yields MKDSPAPQRLLSLDTLRGFDMFWISGGEEIFAVLAKVTGWSWAIFMAHQFTHPDWNGFRAYDLIFPTFLFMAGVSAPFSLGSRLEKGIPPSELIRKVVQRGLTLVLLGVIYNNGLFQTEWENMRYPSVLARIGLAGMFAQIIYLYTEKRTRWIWFAAILIGYYLFMKFYPVPGCGAGLLTIDCNPASYIDKMIIPGRLHLKIHDPEGLVSTIPAIATGLMGIFAGELLRTSEEVISKNTKVVYLVFAGIISLLVCVVWDYFFPINKNLWTSSFVLCAGGFSTLLLALFYWIVDVLNYRKWTLFFVVIGMNSIVIYMVGSFINFNYTAHALFGGILSYFPHTIEAVGEVIAYIMVQWAFMYLLFRNKLFLKV; encoded by the coding sequence GTTATCGCTGGATACATTGCGTGGTTTTGACATGTTTTGGATTTCAGGAGGCGAAGAAATTTTCGCAGTGCTCGCAAAAGTTACCGGCTGGTCCTGGGCTATTTTTATGGCGCACCAGTTTACCCACCCCGATTGGAACGGTTTCCGGGCCTACGACCTGATTTTCCCCACATTTCTATTTATGGCTGGCGTTTCCGCACCATTTTCGTTGGGCAGCCGATTAGAAAAAGGCATTCCGCCTTCCGAACTGATCAGAAAAGTGGTTCAGCGTGGGTTAACCCTGGTTTTGCTGGGCGTCATTTATAACAATGGTTTATTCCAAACGGAATGGGAAAACATGCGTTACCCGAGTGTTTTGGCCCGAATCGGGTTAGCCGGAATGTTTGCGCAAATCATTTATTTATACACAGAAAAAAGAACCCGCTGGATCTGGTTCGCCGCCATTTTGATCGGTTACTATCTGTTTATGAAATTTTATCCGGTCCCAGGCTGCGGCGCTGGCTTACTGACCATTGATTGCAACCCGGCCAGTTACATCGATAAAATGATCATTCCCGGAAGGCTGCATTTGAAAATCCATGATCCGGAAGGCCTGGTTTCCACCATTCCAGCCATTGCGACGGGGTTAATGGGCATTTTTGCAGGTGAACTTTTGCGGACAAGTGAAGAAGTTATTTCAAAAAACACCAAAGTCGTTTACCTCGTTTTCGCGGGCATTATCAGCCTGCTCGTATGCGTCGTTTGGGATTACTTTTTCCCGATCAACAAGAATCTGTGGACAAGTTCGTTCGTGCTTTGTGCCGGCGGGTTCAGTACCTTATTGCTGGCGCTGTTCTACTGGATCGTGGACGTGCTGAATTACCGTAAATGGACATTGTTTTTCGTCGTAATCGGGATGAATTCCATCGTAATTTATATGGTAGGAAGCTTTATCAACTTCAATTACACGGCCCATGCCCTTTTCGGCGGCATACTAAGTTACTTCCCCCACACCATCGAAGCGGTAGGAGAAGTAATCGCCTACATCATGGTCCAATGGGCATTTATGTATCTGTTGTTTAGAAATAAGCTATTTTTGAAAGTCTAG
- a CDS encoding ATP-binding cassette domain-containing protein has protein sequence MSITVTNLTKLYGTQRAIDGISFSLKKGEIVGFLGPNGAGKSTTMKILTGYLKASEGSAKVSDYDVAEEPMPARRTIGYLPEHNPLYLDMYVSEFLLFSGKLYGMKSAELRTRVDEVIALCGLEAEKRKKIGQLSKGYRQRVGLAQSFLHNPSVLILDEPTTGLDPNQIQEIRDVIRNAGKDKTVLFSTHIMQEVEALCDRVIIINKGKVVSDSSLDELRKTGDSLEEIFRSLTK, from the coding sequence ATGTCCATAACCGTCACAAACCTCACCAAACTCTACGGAACGCAGCGTGCGATTGATGGCATTTCTTTTAGTTTGAAAAAAGGAGAAATCGTTGGGTTCCTGGGGCCGAACGGAGCTGGGAAATCGACGACGATGAAGATACTCACGGGCTATCTCAAAGCCTCGGAAGGATCGGCGAAAGTGTCTGATTATGACGTTGCTGAGGAGCCGATGCCGGCGCGCAGGACAATAGGATATTTGCCAGAGCACAACCCGCTTTACCTGGATATGTACGTGAGCGAATTTCTCCTCTTTTCGGGAAAATTGTATGGCATGAAGTCGGCCGAGCTGCGCACGCGGGTGGACGAGGTCATTGCATTGTGCGGTCTCGAAGCGGAGAAACGCAAGAAGATCGGCCAGCTTTCGAAAGGTTACCGGCAGCGCGTGGGACTTGCGCAGTCATTTTTGCATAATCCTTCTGTGCTGATCCTGGATGAGCCCACTACGGGTCTGGATCCCAATCAGATACAGGAAATCAGGGACGTGATCCGCAATGCAGGGAAAGATAAAACAGTGCTTTTTTCAACGCACATTATGCAGGAAGTGGAAGCATTATGCGATCGGGTGATCATTATTAACAAGGGAAAAGTGGTGAGCGACAGCTCATTAGACGAGCTTCGAAAAACCGGAGATTCCCTCGAAGAAATTTTCAGGAGCCTTACCAAATAG